The Humulus lupulus chromosome 4, drHumLupu1.1, whole genome shotgun sequence genome has a window encoding:
- the LOC133829054 gene encoding phospholipid-transporting ATPase 2-like, giving the protein MKRYAYINDDESSHDLYCANRISNTKYNFLNFLPKNLWEQFSRFMNQYFLLIACLQLWSLITPVNAASTWGPLIFILAVSTTKEAWDDYHGFLSDKKANEKEVWVVRQGIKKHVQAQDIHVGNIVCLRENDEVPCDLVLIGTSDPQGMCYVETSALDGETDLKTMFIPSACMGIDLEVLHKIKGVIECPVPDKDIRRFDANLQLFPPFIDNDLCPLTIKNTILQSCYLRNTEWACTVAVYTGKFVYSSCQGHILMHTSLFMHAHICFFFFLKQ; this is encoded by the exons ATGAAGCGTTACGCCTACATCAATGATGATGAATCTTCACATGATCTGTATTGTGCCAATCGTATTTCGAacacaaaatataattttttgaaCTTCCTACCGAAGAATTTATGGGAACAATTTAG CCGTTTCATGAACCAGTACTTTCTGCTAATAGCATGCCTTCAGTTATGGTCTCTTATTACTCCAGTAAATGCTGCCAGTACATGGGGTCCACTTATTTTCATTTTGGCTGTCTCTACAACAAAAGAGGCATGGGATGATTACCACGGATTTCTTTCAGACAAGAAAGCAAATGAGAAAGAAGTTTGGGTTGTGAGGCAGGGCATAAAGAAACAT GTTCAAGCACAGGATATTCATGTGGGTAATATAGTATGTCTCCGAGAGAATGATGAAGTGCCATGTGATCTGGTTTTGATTGGGACATCTGATCCGCAAGGAATGTGCTATGTTGAG ACTTCTGCTCTAGATGGTGAAACTGATCTAAAGACCATGTTTATTCCCTCAGCTTGCATGGGGATTGATCTAGAAGTCTTGCACAAAATAAAG GGTGTGATTGAGTGCCCTGTTCCTGACAAGGACATTAGAAGATTTGATGCAAATTTACAGTTGTTTCCTCCTTTTATTGATAACGATCTGTGCCCATTAACCATTAAAAACACAATTCTTCAGTCATGTTACTTGCGGAATACCGAATGGGCATGTACAGTAGCTGTTTATACAGGCAAGTTTGTTTATTCTAGTTGTCAAGGCCATATTTTAATGCATACCTCTCTGTTCATGCATGcacatatttgtttttttttttttttgaagcaaTAA